A stretch of the Haloplanus aerogenes genome encodes the following:
- a CDS encoding PAS domain S-box protein, translated as MNTRQLFLLGLVAVAVVLSGSILVGFQLYKGTVADRHESEVSHTADQVRSELDARLAGHRQTVELWTTTPAVARHGSASQRAALVSFVDETAFAGASVIAANGTMTAIAAGLPAERRRNLTGQDFSERTYHQRAMQGETYVSAPVEAESGNYVITISAPIRRGGRIVGTLNGAFHLSDGVIFESIAASVGERKGVTIRANDGTVIYHSAPTPETDLTVANATLRETGWSVSIRESRSVIRPTIQRTTTLQFGSLIVVLCSIGAVGWWNYRRNLQQIDPLLDGFDALEAHEYGTTIDVGGAPEWERIGEKFNELSHTLEQYLTRIERRERALRRFSRAVEAAGNAVFITDTDGTIEYVNPAFSEITGYDRLDAVGETPNLLDSGEMPDEYFEELWATIRAGEGWEEEIVNRRANGDLYHAKQTIAPITEGDGDEIEGFVAVQIDITERKERERHLQVLGRVLRHNLRNEMSVIQGRAQAIRAEANEAVAADADRIVERCERLLKLGDQERKIVDILVENPERTALPVDTLLGRPVATVRDAHPEATITVDGPDIDVIAMPQMETAMKELLTNAVVHSDQSTPEVTVTVRVDDGRVRIEVADDGPRIPEMERRILVRGQEIEPLFHGSGLGLWLVYWIVTRSGGTLTFHENEPRGNRIRIELPVADTGDKGISSDNSSRET; from the coding sequence ATGAACACGCGACAGCTCTTCCTGCTCGGGCTGGTCGCCGTCGCCGTCGTCCTTTCCGGCTCCATCCTCGTCGGGTTTCAACTCTACAAGGGAACGGTCGCGGACCGCCACGAGTCGGAGGTGAGCCACACGGCCGATCAGGTGCGATCGGAACTGGACGCTCGACTCGCTGGGCATCGACAGACCGTCGAACTCTGGACGACGACACCGGCCGTGGCACGGCACGGTAGCGCCAGCCAACGGGCCGCGCTGGTCTCCTTCGTCGACGAGACGGCGTTCGCCGGCGCGTCCGTCATCGCCGCGAACGGGACGATGACGGCCATCGCCGCCGGCCTCCCCGCCGAGCGTCGCCGGAATCTGACCGGGCAGGATTTCAGCGAACGGACGTACCACCAGCGGGCGATGCAGGGCGAGACGTACGTGAGCGCGCCCGTCGAAGCTGAATCGGGCAACTACGTCATCACGATCAGCGCGCCGATCCGACGGGGTGGGCGGATCGTCGGCACGCTCAACGGGGCGTTCCACCTCTCCGACGGCGTGATCTTCGAGTCGATTGCGGCGTCGGTCGGGGAGAGGAAGGGCGTGACCATCCGCGCCAACGACGGGACCGTCATCTACCACAGCGCGCCGACGCCGGAGACGGACCTCACCGTCGCGAACGCGACGCTACGGGAGACCGGGTGGTCGGTGAGCATCCGCGAGAGTCGGTCGGTGATCCGGCCGACCATCCAGCGGACGACGACCCTCCAGTTCGGCAGTCTCATCGTCGTGCTCTGCTCTATCGGTGCGGTGGGCTGGTGGAACTACCGGCGGAACCTCCAGCAGATCGACCCGCTCCTCGACGGCTTCGACGCGCTCGAAGCCCACGAATACGGAACGACCATCGACGTCGGCGGCGCGCCGGAGTGGGAGCGGATCGGCGAGAAGTTCAACGAACTGAGTCACACCCTGGAGCAGTATCTCACCCGGATCGAGCGTCGAGAACGGGCGCTACGGCGGTTCAGCCGGGCGGTCGAAGCCGCCGGCAACGCCGTCTTCATCACCGACACGGACGGCACTATCGAGTACGTCAACCCCGCGTTCTCGGAGATCACGGGATACGACCGGTTGGACGCCGTCGGTGAGACGCCGAACCTCCTCGACTCCGGCGAGATGCCCGACGAGTACTTCGAGGAACTGTGGGCGACGATCCGCGCCGGCGAGGGCTGGGAGGAAGAGATCGTCAACCGGCGGGCGAACGGCGACCTGTATCACGCCAAACAGACCATCGCACCGATCACCGAGGGCGACGGCGACGAAATCGAGGGGTTCGTCGCCGTCCAGATCGACATCACCGAGCGCAAGGAGCGCGAGCGACATCTCCAGGTGCTCGGGCGCGTTCTGCGGCACAACCTCCGCAACGAGATGAGCGTGATTCAGGGACGCGCGCAAGCGATCCGCGCCGAGGCGAACGAGGCGGTCGCCGCGGACGCCGACCGGATCGTCGAGCGGTGCGAACGGCTCCTGAAACTCGGCGATCAGGAGCGGAAGATCGTCGACATCCTCGTCGAGAATCCGGAGCGGACGGCACTCCCGGTCGACACCCTCCTCGGTCGCCCGGTCGCGACAGTTCGGGACGCCCACCCGGAGGCGACGATCACGGTCGACGGTCCCGATATCGACGTGATCGCGATGCCACAGATGGAGACGGCGATGAAGGAACTCCTCACGAACGCGGTCGTCCACAGCGACCAGTCGACACCCGAGGTCACCGTCACCGTGCGCGTCGACGACGGCCGAGTTCGGATCGAGGTGGCCGACGACGGCCCGCGAATCCCCGAGATGGAGCGGCGGATACTCGTTCGAGGGCAAGAGATCGAGCCCCTGTTTCACGGCAGCGGCCTCGGCCTGTGGCTGGTCTACTGGATCGTCACTCGCTCGGGCGGGACGCTGACCTTCCACGAGAACGAGCCCCGTGGCAATCGCATCCGGATCGAGTTACCGGTGGCCGATACTGGAGACAAAGGTATTAGCTCCGACAACTCGTCGCGTGAGACATGA
- a CDS encoding class I SAM-dependent methyltransferase, which yields MDRPAPHHTYDHIADHFAATREYPWPEIESFVDGVDRVGLALDVGCGNGRHAEVLAAHADRVVALDASRGLLRTARRRERDHGFDADLVQGDAAALPLRNDCVGLAVYVATLHHLRPRARRVASLDELARVLEPGGRALVSAWSTVHDRFDADEGFDTTVDWTLPGGETVPRYYHIYDPVEFDRDLAASALAVHESFESSGNCYAVVGPARSGSNAAQT from the coding sequence ATGGACCGCCCGGCCCCGCACCACACCTACGACCACATCGCGGACCACTTCGCCGCGACGCGGGAGTATCCGTGGCCCGAAATCGAGTCGTTCGTCGACGGCGTCGACCGGGTCGGGCTCGCCCTCGACGTGGGCTGTGGAAACGGCCGCCACGCCGAGGTACTCGCAGCGCATGCCGACCGCGTCGTCGCCCTCGACGCGAGTCGCGGCCTCCTGCGGACGGCGCGGCGCCGGGAGCGCGACCACGGGTTCGACGCCGACCTCGTGCAGGGCGACGCCGCTGCGCTCCCTCTCCGGAACGACTGCGTCGGCCTCGCGGTGTACGTCGCGACCCTTCATCACCTCCGTCCGCGGGCGAGGCGGGTCGCCAGCCTCGACGAACTCGCGCGCGTCCTCGAACCCGGTGGTCGGGCGCTCGTCAGCGCCTGGAGTACCGTTCACGACCGCTTCGACGCCGACGAGGGGTTCGACACGACCGTCGACTGGACGCTCCCCGGCGGCGAGACGGTCCCCCGGTACTACCACATCTACGACCCCGTGGAGTTCGACCGCGACCTCGCGGCGAGCGCACTCGCCGTCCACGAATCGTTCGAATCGAGCGGCAACTGTTACGCGGTGGTCGGGCCGGCCCGGTCTGGATCGAACGCCGCACAGACGTAG
- a CDS encoding type II/IV secretion system ATPase subunit has translation MSGDAASGTDGTFDGLRRRLVRTYEMLRGSTLDVRPFRPGEDGPLASFDLPSGHEELDRYWVNAPFAYVVITHDLEESKNRYHAVEPDLNPFEATLRDRVLADIRDPLLYRDDDDGAADESVLSTELESLLEEYGVDVDMHTFHKLLYYLLRGFRGFGRIDPLMHDPHIEDVSCDGYDLPIFVYHDEYTDIETNIIFEDPEELDNYVVRLAQQSGRHISVGDPVVGTTLPDGSRIELALGEEVTPRGSAFTIRQYADEPFTPIDLIDYGTFNVEQMAYLWLAIEHNKSLIFAGGTASGKTTSMNAVSMFIPPRSKVLSIEDTRELSLYHDNWLSSVTRERLHEGADIDMYDLLRSALRHRPEYIIVGEVRGDEAVTLFQAMNTGHTTFSTMHADSIETVINRLENEPINVPRAMIQSLDLLSIQRLTRLDGERVRRSSAISEVGGIDQRTGELDYSNAFTWDADTDTFDKQDSSLLDEIQDDRGWTRTELLEELRNRRRFLTALQDRGITDYRQFTALVNEYYADPERVLERIEYVDDGAGP, from the coding sequence ATGTCAGGGGACGCCGCGTCGGGGACCGATGGGACGTTCGACGGCCTCCGCCGACGGCTCGTCCGAACCTACGAGATGCTCCGGGGATCGACCCTCGACGTGCGCCCGTTCCGACCGGGCGAGGACGGCCCACTCGCCTCGTTCGACCTTCCGTCGGGGCACGAGGAACTCGATCGTTACTGGGTGAACGCCCCCTTCGCGTACGTCGTCATCACGCACGACCTCGAGGAGAGCAAGAACCGCTATCACGCCGTCGAACCGGATCTGAACCCGTTCGAGGCGACGCTCCGCGACCGGGTGCTGGCGGACATCCGTGACCCCTTGCTCTACCGGGACGACGACGACGGGGCGGCCGACGAGTCGGTCCTCTCGACCGAACTCGAATCGCTGCTCGAGGAGTACGGCGTCGACGTGGACATGCACACCTTCCACAAACTCCTCTACTATCTGCTCCGGGGCTTTCGCGGGTTCGGCCGGATCGACCCCCTGATGCACGACCCACACATCGAGGACGTGTCGTGTGACGGCTACGACCTCCCCATCTTCGTCTACCACGACGAGTACACGGATATTGAAACGAACATCATCTTCGAGGACCCGGAAGAACTCGACAACTACGTCGTCCGGTTGGCCCAGCAGTCGGGTCGGCACATCAGCGTCGGTGACCCCGTCGTCGGGACGACCCTGCCCGACGGCTCCCGGATCGAACTCGCCCTCGGCGAGGAGGTGACACCACGCGGGTCGGCCTTCACCATCCGCCAGTACGCCGACGAACCCTTCACCCCCATCGACCTCATCGACTACGGCACGTTCAACGTCGAGCAGATGGCGTACCTGTGGCTCGCCATCGAACACAACAAGTCTCTCATCTTCGCGGGCGGGACGGCCTCCGGGAAGACCACCTCGATGAACGCCGTGTCGATGTTCATCCCGCCGCGGTCGAAAGTCCTCTCCATCGAGGACACCCGCGAACTCTCGCTGTACCACGACAACTGGCTCTCCAGTGTCACGCGCGAACGCCTCCACGAGGGCGCCGACATCGACATGTACGACCTGTTGCGGTCGGCGCTCCGTCACCGGCCGGAGTACATCATCGTCGGCGAGGTGCGCGGCGACGAGGCCGTCACCCTGTTCCAGGCGATGAACACCGGCCACACCACGTTCTCGACGATGCACGCCGACAGCATCGAGACGGTGATCAACCGGCTCGAGAACGAACCGATCAACGTGCCGCGGGCGATGATCCAGTCGCTCGACCTCCTCTCGATCCAGCGGCTCACCCGCCTCGACGGCGAACGGGTGCGCCGGTCGAGCGCGATCAGCGAGGTCGGCGGCATCGACCAGCGGACGGGTGAACTCGACTACTCCAACGCCTTCACCTGGGACGCCGACACCGACACCTTCGACAAGCAGGACAGCTCCCTCCTCGACGAGATTCAGGACGACCGCGGCTGGACGCGCACCGAACTGCTGGAGGAACTCCGGAACCGGCGGCGATTCCTGACGGCCTTGCAGGACCGCGGCATCACCGATTACCGACAGTTCACCGCCCTCGTCAACGAGTACTACGCCGATCCGGAGCGCGTCCTCGAACGCATCGAGTACGTTGACGACGGAGCCGGACCGTGA
- a CDS encoding IS6 family transposase, translating to MAESERLSKCIEWIDLSFVERDRTPEWAIQVGIRRHLADMSTRDASQFLDELGVQRSHIAAHNWVHKAELQPVSTVSADQLAVDEKVIRINGDDYWLYGAVDPQTNEILHFRLFPATTKQTTRWFLTELHRRYRLDGVEFLVDDADYLVNVLDEDGYRFQMISHGNRNAIERVFWEIERRTSSFATSFSHVEPQTAESWLKALAVRHNSRQS from the coding sequence ATGGCAGAATCCGAACGCCTCAGCAAGTGTATCGAGTGGATCGACTTGTCGTTTGTGGAGCGAGATCGGACTCCCGAGTGGGCGATTCAAGTGGGCATCCGGCGTCATCTCGCAGATATGTCAACGAGGGATGCCAGTCAGTTTCTCGATGAGTTGGGAGTCCAACGCAGTCACATCGCGGCTCACAACTGGGTTCACAAGGCCGAGCTACAGCCGGTTTCGACGGTGAGTGCGGATCAGCTTGCGGTCGACGAGAAAGTGATCCGCATCAACGGCGACGACTACTGGCTGTACGGTGCCGTCGATCCCCAAACGAACGAAATCCTCCATTTCAGGCTGTTTCCAGCGACAACGAAACAGACGACGCGATGGTTTCTGACCGAACTTCATCGACGATATCGGCTAGATGGCGTCGAATTTCTCGTCGATGACGCCGATTACTTGGTGAACGTCCTCGACGAAGACGGGTACCGATTCCAGATGATTTCACACGGGAATCGGAATGCCATCGAACGTGTCTTTTGGGAGATAGAACGACGAACCTCATCGTTCGCAACTAGTTTCAGCCATGTCGAACCGCAGACAGCAGAATCGTGGCTCAAAGCCCTCGCCGTCCGGCACAACTCACGCCAAAGTTAA
- a CDS encoding type II secretion system F family protein, with translation MIGPLLPLLLVVVLALPILLIPVSRRANLLVSRLAVPIFGDYVVGSSRRDWQQERLRATHIGTTHRVFASRTLLISGLSGVIGAILGVYVATWLVDLFSISRASILEVVPPALSFLAGLTRLQDLTLLGLFVLFLFFGATVGTTLALGVYWARWTYLDQLANARASEIEATLPRTIAFVYALSRSGMPFPKVLDTLARNEDIYGEAAREVGVAVRDMDTFSTDILTAIRRTADRTPSDGLAEFSDNLASVLGSGRNLSSFLRDQYERYQEEAEAQQEQYLELVSTLAEVYVTVLVAGPLFFITVLVVIGLVIEDTITIVRIVGYLGIPLASAGFVVYIDSLTQSDTALTDVSRDAASALDVAGRSGGDDDGHSTAVARSDGGTVIGAGTDASWRRNAERLAAYDRLRELRRWMREPLRSVLERPWISFVVTVPLGVGWALYRSVPIPLGPSALQTLDAPTIEATIFVMTVFAVLHEVHKRRVRAIERAVPDFLDRLASVNEAGMSVVESLRRVADTDLGGLEGEVDRISKDVRWGADVSTALRRFAARTRVRMVAQAVTLITNAMSASGDIAPVLRIAADEAQETRRLRRQRRQEMLTYILVIYISVFVFLGIIAALTVAFIPAVQDAGGTAATGSTPDVGTGITGAFTGSEVNTDAYELLFFHLSTVQAVCSGLIAGQLAEGGIADGVKHATGLLVLTYLVFALALL, from the coding sequence GTGATCGGACCCCTGCTACCCCTCCTGCTGGTGGTCGTCCTCGCGCTCCCGATACTCCTCATCCCGGTCAGCCGCCGCGCGAACCTGCTCGTCTCGCGGCTGGCCGTCCCCATCTTCGGCGACTACGTCGTCGGGAGCTCCCGACGAGACTGGCAACAGGAGCGCCTGCGAGCGACCCACATCGGCACGACCCACCGCGTGTTCGCCTCGCGGACGCTGCTGATCAGCGGCCTCTCGGGCGTCATCGGCGCCATCCTCGGCGTCTACGTGGCGACGTGGCTGGTCGATCTCTTCTCTATCAGCCGGGCGTCGATCCTCGAAGTCGTCCCCCCGGCGCTCTCCTTTCTCGCTGGACTCACCCGCCTGCAGGATCTGACGCTGCTCGGCCTGTTCGTCCTCTTCCTCTTTTTCGGCGCGACCGTGGGGACGACTCTCGCACTCGGCGTCTACTGGGCGCGGTGGACGTATCTCGACCAGTTGGCGAACGCTCGCGCGAGCGAAATCGAGGCGACGCTCCCGCGGACGATCGCGTTCGTCTACGCGCTCTCCCGGAGTGGCATGCCGTTCCCGAAGGTGCTGGATACGCTCGCCCGCAACGAGGACATCTACGGGGAAGCGGCCCGGGAGGTCGGGGTCGCCGTCCGCGACATGGACACGTTCTCGACGGACATCCTGACCGCGATCCGGCGGACCGCCGATCGGACGCCCAGCGACGGGCTGGCGGAGTTCTCCGACAACCTCGCGAGCGTCCTCGGGAGCGGACGCAACCTCTCCTCGTTCCTCCGCGACCAGTACGAGCGCTATCAGGAGGAAGCGGAGGCCCAGCAGGAGCAGTATCTCGAACTCGTCTCGACGCTCGCGGAGGTGTACGTCACCGTCCTCGTCGCCGGCCCGCTCTTTTTCATCACCGTCCTCGTCGTCATCGGGCTCGTCATCGAGGACACGATCACCATCGTCCGGATCGTCGGCTACCTCGGCATCCCGCTCGCCAGTGCCGGGTTCGTCGTCTACATCGACAGCTTGACTCAGAGCGATACGGCGCTGACGGACGTCAGCCGCGACGCCGCGAGCGCGCTCGACGTAGCCGGCCGAAGCGGGGGCGACGACGACGGCCACTCGACGGCCGTCGCCCGGTCTGACGGCGGCACGGTCATCGGCGCCGGCACCGATGCCTCGTGGCGACGGAACGCCGAGCGTCTCGCCGCCTACGACCGCCTGCGGGAACTCCGCCGGTGGATGCGGGAACCGCTCCGGAGCGTCCTCGAACGGCCGTGGATCAGCTTCGTCGTCACCGTCCCACTCGGTGTGGGGTGGGCGCTCTACCGATCCGTCCCGATCCCACTCGGCCCGTCGGCGCTCCAGACGCTCGACGCTCCGACTATCGAAGCCACCATCTTCGTCATGACCGTCTTCGCCGTCCTGCACGAGGTGCACAAACGGCGCGTGCGCGCCATCGAACGGGCGGTGCCCGACTTCCTCGACCGTCTGGCGAGCGTCAACGAGGCGGGCATGAGCGTCGTCGAGAGCCTCCGACGAGTGGCCGACACCGACCTCGGCGGACTGGAAGGGGAAGTAGACCGCATCTCGAAGGACGTGCGCTGGGGAGCGGACGTGAGCACCGCACTCCGGCGGTTCGCCGCGCGGACGCGCGTCCGGATGGTCGCGCAGGCAGTCACGTTGATCACCAACGCCATGAGTGCGAGCGGCGACATCGCACCCGTTCTCCGCATCGCCGCCGACGAAGCCCAAGAGACCCGGCGCCTCCGACGGCAGCGCCGACAGGAGATGCTCACCTACATCCTCGTCATCTACATCTCCGTGTTCGTCTTCCTCGGCATCATCGCCGCGCTGACCGTGGCGTTCATCCCCGCGGTGCAAGACGCCGGCGGGACGGCAGCCACCGGGAGTACACCCGATGTCGGTACGGGTATCACGGGCGCGTTCACCGGCAGCGAAGTGAACACCGACGCGTACGAACTCCTCTTCTTCCACCTCTCGACCGTGCAGGCCGTCTGTTCCGGCCTCATCGCCGGGCAACTCGCGGAAGGGGGCATCGCCGACGGCGTCAAGCACGCCACCGGGCTACTCGTCCTCACCTACCTCGTGTTCGCGCTCGCGTTGCTTTGA
- a CDS encoding NAD(P)/FAD-dependent oxidoreductase, with protein sequence MTDSDPTTYDVAVVGGGPAGLTAALYTTRLGLDTVVVNRGGGRAAMMQETHNVIGITEDVSGAEFLQTAQEQVQAYGADYRRGFVSDIDEADDGFRLTVDDGHALSARRVVLATGFSDERPDPPLPPTGRGLHYCLHCDAYMFVDEPVYVMGHGDSAAYVAMIMLNFTDEVDLLLRGDDPSWSDETDRMLRAHPIDVIDAEITGMNRGPDGWLESFEFEDGTTREYRGGFPMYGSDYNNDLAAGLGCDRNDDGTVVVDDHGRTSVDGVYAVGDLVPGHNQIPVAMGQGAKAGIAIHMDLRAFPRSVEEIEEQGPVDPAEVPAMSESLRETARAFREQAAESAADD encoded by the coding sequence ATGACCGACAGCGACCCCACGACGTACGACGTCGCCGTCGTCGGCGGCGGGCCGGCCGGCCTGACCGCCGCGCTCTACACGACCCGTCTCGGCCTCGACACCGTCGTCGTCAACCGCGGCGGCGGCCGCGCCGCGATGATGCAGGAGACGCACAACGTTATCGGAATCACCGAGGACGTGTCGGGCGCGGAGTTCCTGCAGACCGCACAGGAACAGGTGCAGGCCTACGGCGCCGACTACCGCCGCGGGTTCGTGAGCGATATCGACGAGGCGGACGACGGCTTCCGTCTCACCGTCGACGACGGGCACGCCCTCTCCGCCCGGCGGGTCGTCCTCGCGACGGGGTTCAGCGACGAGAGACCCGACCCGCCGCTCCCGCCGACCGGCCGCGGCCTCCACTACTGTCTCCACTGTGACGCCTACATGTTCGTCGACGAACCCGTCTACGTGATGGGCCACGGCGACAGCGCCGCCTACGTCGCCATGATCATGCTCAACTTCACCGACGAGGTGGACCTCCTCCTCCGCGGCGACGACCCCTCGTGGAGCGACGAGACCGACCGCATGCTCCGCGCCCACCCCATCGACGTGATCGATGCGGAGATCACGGGCATGAACCGCGGTCCCGACGGCTGGCTGGAGAGTTTCGAGTTCGAGGACGGCACCACCCGGGAGTACCGTGGCGGCTTCCCCATGTACGGCTCCGACTACAACAACGACCTCGCGGCCGGCCTCGGCTGTGACCGCAACGACGACGGCACCGTCGTCGTCGACGACCACGGCCGCACCAGCGTCGACGGCGTCTACGCCGTCGGCGACCTCGTTCCCGGCCACAACCAGATCCCCGTCGCGATGGGACAGGGAGCGAAAGCCGGCATCGCCATCCACATGGATCTGCGGGCGTTCCCGCGGAGCGTCGAGGAGATAGAGGAACAGGGGCCGGTCGACCCCGCCGAGGTGCCCGCCATGTCCGAGTCACTCCGGGAGACGGCGCGGGCGTTCCGGGAACAGGCGGCTGAGTCGGCGGCAGACGACTGA